The following is a genomic window from Leptotrichia trevisanii DSM 22070.
CTTTAGCTGCAAAAGATTTCAGCAGTGCTAAAAAATATTATAAAATGGCGGCAGATTTAGGAAATGAAGAAGCACTAGAGATTTATAACAGATTAGTATTAGCAGGATATTAAAATAAATAAAATTTAGGAGAAAATTAAAATGTCAGAAAATAAAAATAATATAATAAAAATTTTAATAACAATAATTATTAGTTTATCAATGATTATTGTTTTTAGTGGAATATTCTATATTTTAAATATGCAAAGTAAAATAGCAGACTTGGAACAAAAACAAGAAGAACAATTAAAACAACAATTACAAACTCCAAATATATCTGTTGTTGAAACTGCACAACCACAAACTAATTCAGAAACTGAAATAAAAAAAACAGAACAACAATCATCAAGTAATAAAATAAATTTACGTAAAAATAAAAAGAACATTACATCGACTCAAAAACAACAACCAAATAGTAACGAAAAAGAAATTGAAAGAATAATTGACGAAACAATAAATAAAATAGACCGTCAAAACAATAACAGCAATTCTAATCAAAATTATAAAAAAGAAGAAGATAAATTAACTAGAAACATTGAAAGTGTTATGGGAGAATAATACTAATAAAATAAAATCTAGTAAAATAAGAACTAAATTTTAAAAACAGTCTAACAAGAAATTGTAAGAATAAAAATCTCTAATTTTATAAAAAAATTCAACATTATCTGTAAATTTTAAAAATAGAAAATCCAACTAGAAACAATATTAAATTTAGTTATTGTATTATTTTTTTTCACTATGTTAATTTAGATAGTAAGTTTTTTCTTGTAAGAGCCGATTTAAGAGTTTATTTTTGTTATTTGAGGAAAATATCAAAAATGAATTTGAATGCTCTCTACGGAGCTTATATGGAGTTACAAGTACATATCTTAATCAACAGGGCCTCTAAAAAATGAAAGGCCCTGTATTTTGTTGCAAATTTATTTATTTTTAGTTTTCTCATCCAATTTTTCAATGATTTCTTTATAAAGGCTTGGTTTTTTCAAATATTTTTTTCATTTAGCAATTTTAAATTTTATATAATCTATCTAATAAATAAATTTTTTAAAATAAAATAGAACAAATTTTAGCGTTTTAGAGTGTTAAAATAATTATTGGTATATTTTATCCAAAAACTTTTTAAATCGCTTTCTACCCCCATTTACGCTCGAATTAAGGACAAAAAGAAATCCCCTCATACTTAACCTCTTTGGTCAAAAGCAATCAAGCAAAAAATAATTTTATAAAAGAAATTTTTAGTTGTCGGAAATTAAAAATAAGTAATTTATTTTGAATATTAAGTAAGAAATGAGATACAAAAATTTGCAACTTATTTTAAAAAAAATTAGTTAGAAAATATAAGAAAATAAGAAAAAGTAAATCAATAAAATAAATTTAGAAGTTTAAAGTAAAGAGTGTAAAAATATAATAGCCTACACTCTTTTTGAATATTGTCTTTCTTCTATTTATTGAATATCTTTTCTTATTTTTTCAATAATAAGTAATTCTCTATTTTTTCTCTATTCTTTTTTAACCTATTTTTTATCCTCAAAATCTTTTGTATTATCATTTTCCTTTGTATCATTATCAATCTTTTTTATATGGTTATCCATATCTTTAAAAAACATATAAGAATAATCAATAATAATATTTCTTAAAAATTGTATTTGAAATTGAAGATTATTGATTGTCCAATAGATATTCATAATATATTTAGGGTCAGAACTTCTTATATTAAAAATATTCTGTTTTTCATCAATGTAAATTTCAAATCCAACTGCTTCTAAAAATTTTAAAATATGATAAATATATTGCCTTCCTTTCGATATAGATAAAAATTTTTTATCATTAGTAGAAGAATCATAATTTTCAATATCTATACTAGCCTCTTCTTCTGATAAAAAAACCTTAAAAACTCTATCCCTATCTCTATCTTCTTCTAAAAAATTACGTATAGATACTTTAAAAAAATCGGCTAAAACTCTTAGATTTTCTATACTTGGAGTATTTAAACCTTGTTCATATTTAGTTATCATTGCTAATGAAATTCCAGTTTTTTCAGCTAATCCTCTTTGAGTAAGATTCTTTTTTTTTCTCAACTCTTTCAATATTTCCTTAAAATTTTCCTTAAATTTTGTTTTTGCCATATTCTTCCTCCTAATTTTTAAATACAGTATTGACAATTTTATAAAATTGTGGTATTATATCCATAGGTGGATAGATATAAATAGAATCCGTATTTTTTTAAACCTAATATATCCACCCACGTAGGAATATTATATATCGTTTTTAACTAATAGTCAAGAAATTTTATTTTCTCTCTATTATTAAATAGTAGTGTAGAGGAAAAGAAAAATTAAAATATTTTTAACTTAAAATTATAATCTTTTTTGTAAAAGGTAGGGGTAGAAAAATTAAAAAAGGGAAGTGATAATGATTGAACAGGGAAGAAGAGTATATTGAGTATTATAAGAAAAGCATTGAAATATATGAAAGAGAAGATTTTAAAGATATTATTTCTAAAAAAAAATTATTGAATGTGAAAAATTGTTATAATGAGTACTTATATTGGTATGAACATCCAGAATGGTCTCATAAAATTTTTAGATGTAAGAAGCCATTTTGTCCTATATGTGATATGAAAAATAAAAGAATACTGTACTATAAGCATAAGGACAGGGCCTTAAAGCTAGAAAGGAAATACAATCTGTTTATATTAGTCTTAAATGGTAATAATGTTGAAATTGAAACTGATAAGATAAATGAGGAAATAAAGGATAACAATGAAAAGCTAAAAATATTATTGAGCAGGCCCTTTATTGAGAAAGTTGTGAGAGGATATTTTAAAGTAATTGAAATTAAATATACTGGTTATGATTCTCTTCCACATATCCATATTATTTTATTCACAATAAAAGGAATATACAAGCATTTTAAGATAAGTGAATTTAAGAATATGATTATAAAAGAATGGAGAAATTTAAAAGGATTCAATGCCAATGTGTATTTAAAAAGTTTAGGAACAAAGAAAAAAATAGAAAAGGAGGTGTCTTATTTAACAAGAGATAATAAAAAACAGTTATATAATTTGTTTAATTTAGGTAGCAATGTAGTTAAGGTTCATTTAGAAGTAACTCGGAATAAAAGATTTTTTGTTTGGAGTAAAAATGTATTAAAAGAACTGAAATTAAATAACTATACTTAAATACAAGCAAAGGAAGGAGAAAAAATGGATGAAAAAGACGATATGAAAAAATCCATTGAAAAGCATTGCCTTGAGTGCTGGGATGATGACAAGGAAAAAGTTATAAATTGTCCTTATAAGAGTTGTCCTTTGTGGAAATATAGGCTAGAAAAGATAAACGAACCGAGAAAGTAAGAAAATTTGAAACCTATATATAAAGATACGAGGTATGATTTACTTAGTAAAATCAACAATAAGAAGGATAATTAGACAATAAATGGTTATAAATCAAGATTATAACATTAAAAAATGTTTTAAATTATTAAACAAAATTAAAGTAATAGGAGAAATATGATGAGTGTAGATATAAATAAAAGGAAGGACTTTATAAAAGCCCCTCGTAAGCACTTTTATTCTATCACACTCTTCCAATTTAATAAAGAAATTTTTGAAAATGAAATGGAGAGTGATTTAATTGAATTTAGAATTAAAAAAAGAAATGTATAATATTTTAAAAGAAAAGATTAGAGATAGAAAATTGAGTTATAAAAAGTTATCTGAAAAAATCAGAATTTCAGAGAGTGGATTTAATAAGAAAATAAATGGAAAGTATTTTTTTACACAGGAAGAAATATTTTTGTTGAAAAAGATATTGAAATTAAAAAATTCTGAATTAATACAGATATTTTTTTAAATAAATATATTGCAATGAAAGAAAAATAATATTAAAATTATAGGGTAGAATGATACTGCCCTATAGCTAGATTTTAGAATGGGGAAGAAATGGCAAAAAATAGAACTAAGAAAGGAAATGGTAGAGGTAGTATAACAAAAACTAAAAAGAATAAACCTTACTGGGTACGAGTTACAGACTCAGTAACAAAAAAACGAGTATCGTTAGGACTGTATAAAACGAAAAAGGAAGCACAGCAAAAATTAGATGAATATTTATTTAATCCTTACAATTTAGAAACACATACAATGACATTTGAGGAAATATTCAATTTATTTAAAGAAGCTCAAGAAAAAAATGTTGCTAAGGCAACTTTTAAATCTTATATAAACAGTTATAAGAGATGTAAACCATTATATAACTTGATATTCAGGGATATAAAAGCTCCACAATTACAAAGT
Proteins encoded in this region:
- a CDS encoding protein rep is translated as MNREEEYIEYYKKSIEIYEREDFKDIISKKKLLNVKNCYNEYLYWYEHPEWSHKIFRCKKPFCPICDMKNKRILYYKHKDRALKLERKYNLFILVLNGNNVEIETDKINEEIKDNNEKLKILLSRPFIEKVVRGYFKVIEIKYTGYDSLPHIHIILFTIKGIYKHFKISEFKNMIIKEWRNLKGFNANVYLKSLGTKKKIEKEVSYLTRDNKKQLYNLFNLGSNVVKVHLEVTRNKRFFVWSKNVLKELKLNNYT
- a CDS encoding helix-turn-helix domain-containing protein; its protein translation is MAKTKFKENFKEILKELRKKKNLTQRGLAEKTGISLAMITKYEQGLNTPSIENLRVLADFFKVSIRNFLEEDRDRDRVFKVFLSEEEASIDIENYDSSTNDKKFLSISKGRQYIYHILKFLEAVGFEIYIDEKQNIFNIRSSDPKYIMNIYWTINNLQFQIQFLRNIIIDYSYMFFKDMDNHIKKIDNDTKENDNTKDFEDKK
- a CDS encoding transcriptional regulator; the protein is MNLELKKEMYNILKEKIRDRKLSYKKLSEKIRISESGFNKKINGKYFFTQEEIFLLKKILKLKNSELIQIFF